The following are encoded together in the Desulfoplanes formicivorans genome:
- a CDS encoding MinD/ParA family protein, giving the protein MSTHTRIIAFASGKGGAGKTTMAVNIGLALASMGQKVCLLDADLGLSNVDLVMGLDSPSKTLEDVLFHDLPLEEVIVPVAANMNLIPGSSGISRMAELPREQRAVLVDEFKKLDGYDFLLIDNSPGLSRQVVSLCLSARELIVVVNPEVTSLVDAYALIKVLRENGLWSRPRIIVNRAESMGDAKRIFATLHATLEKYLNLKCSLLGVIPLDAQAKTAFSKQPFFLSHPHSPAARCTQFIAKRILVQESRHWKKGRPEEFWESTLTRIKQRPRFDLELSSQQLDTDLAAYAKVAPEELGNVLAQRAREMDGLASQLTRMAVDGTLAGQARTIAGLLDTLSSQLKEVVLPGEKDQDTPLPKMVVVSNQQEMRQILADMLAMLGYEPVAQLPSGVQEGGSVDGPCLGIVNVDRPEARIGDALLAWPGLPLVVLGGYGGTDVLRAFADRIVAVIPPPVTLGGLRSTLENLVGVKHF; this is encoded by the coding sequence ATGTCCACACACACGAGGATCATTGCCTTTGCCAGCGGCAAGGGAGGGGCGGGCAAGACAACCATGGCCGTGAACATCGGTCTCGCCCTGGCCTCCATGGGGCAAAAGGTCTGCCTGCTTGACGCCGACCTTGGTCTTTCCAATGTCGATCTTGTCATGGGCCTGGATTCTCCCTCCAAAACCCTGGAAGATGTCCTGTTTCACGACCTTCCCCTGGAAGAGGTCATTGTTCCGGTTGCTGCGAACATGAACCTCATTCCCGGCAGTTCGGGCATTTCCAGAATGGCTGAATTGCCTCGGGAACAGCGGGCCGTGCTGGTTGACGAATTCAAAAAACTCGATGGCTACGATTTTCTTCTGATCGACAATTCTCCGGGCCTGTCCCGGCAGGTGGTTTCGCTCTGCCTGAGTGCCCGCGAATTGATCGTTGTGGTCAATCCGGAAGTGACTTCCCTGGTTGATGCCTATGCCCTGATCAAGGTGCTTCGGGAAAACGGCCTGTGGTCGCGCCCGCGGATCATTGTCAACAGGGCCGAAAGTATGGGGGATGCCAAGAGGATTTTTGCAACCCTGCATGCCACCCTTGAAAAATATCTGAACCTGAAGTGCTCCCTTCTGGGGGTCATCCCCCTGGACGCACAGGCCAAGACCGCTTTCAGCAAGCAGCCTTTTTTCCTTTCCCATCCCCATTCCCCGGCGGCTCGATGTACGCAATTTATTGCAAAACGCATTCTCGTGCAGGAATCCAGGCACTGGAAAAAGGGACGTCCCGAAGAGTTCTGGGAGTCGACCCTGACCAGGATCAAGCAACGGCCCCGTTTTGATTTGGAACTTTCCTCGCAACAGCTGGACACGGATCTTGCTGCGTATGCCAAAGTGGCCCCCGAGGAACTCGGAAACGTTCTTGCACAGCGGGCACGGGAAATGGACGGCCTGGCCAGCCAGCTGACCCGCATGGCCGTTGATGGCACGCTCGCCGGCCAAGCCAGGACTATAGCCGGGCTTCTTGATACCTTGTCCAGCCAGCTCAAGGAAGTTGTTCTGCCCGGGGAAAAGGATCAGGACACGCCTTTGCCGAAAATGGTTGTGGTGAGCAACCAGCAGGAAATGCGGCAGATTCTTGCGGACATGCTTGCCATGCTGGGCTATGAGCCTGTGGCGCAGCTACCGAGCGGGGTACAGGAAGGGGGAAGTGTTGACGGTCCCTGTCTGGGGATTGTCAACGTGGATCGTCCCGAAGCAAGGATTGGGGACGCCTTGCTTGCCTGGCCGGGACTTCCTCTGGTTGTTCTGGGCGGGTATGGCGGCACGGATGTGCTGCGCGCCTTTGCCGATCGGATTGTGGCCGTGATTCCGCCGCCGGTCACCTTGGGCGGACTCAGATCGACTCTGGAGAATCTGGTGGGGGTCAAACACTTCTAA
- a CDS encoding sigma-54 interaction domain-containing protein: protein MPTTTRSLFETLNQVIADLDPFQPLQPTLERVLIKTAELAEYKRITLAIFDPKTDTLRFSISHGHTRTPSSTYAPGEGVTGHVLTTGEPIVVRVMAEEPMFLNRAGGRSQEEMASLSFISVPVITSGEQGEIIGVLSADLPISHRDNLDLHRDFLQALGRIIARQTAYLQECMLQNETHLPNPARETSQAENLAKNRIVASSKAMSQVMGQIMQVADSRATVLLRGESGTGKELLAEAIHNMSSRRDAPFVKLNCAALPSELIESELFGYERGAFTGAVSSKKGRFELAHQGTLFLDEIGELSAEAQAKLLRAIQEGEIQRLGSEKSTTIDVRIVCATHQPLEALIEENRFREDLYYRINVFPIFIPSLRERRQDVLPLAEHFLSIFSEEYGKNIKRISTPAIDLLTQYHWPGNVRELRNCVERATLLCMDEAIRTYHLPPTLQTAESSATDTELSFGEAVARFEQELLVEALKKTQGNMLEAARELRSSYRVVNYKIKKYGINPKKFTPHK from the coding sequence ATGCCCACCACAACCCGCTCACTGTTTGAAACGCTCAATCAGGTCATAGCCGATCTTGACCCGTTCCAGCCCTTGCAGCCCACCCTGGAACGGGTCCTCATCAAAACGGCCGAATTGGCAGAGTACAAAAGGATCACCCTGGCCATTTTCGATCCCAAGACCGACACGCTCCGGTTCAGCATCTCCCATGGGCATACCAGGACGCCTTCTTCAACCTATGCTCCCGGTGAAGGGGTTACCGGGCATGTCCTGACAACGGGTGAGCCCATTGTTGTCAGGGTTATGGCGGAAGAGCCCATGTTTCTCAACCGGGCCGGAGGCCGGAGCCAGGAAGAGATGGCCTCCCTGTCCTTTATCAGCGTACCGGTGATCACTTCGGGAGAACAGGGTGAGATCATCGGCGTCCTGAGTGCGGATCTGCCCATATCCCATCGAGACAATCTGGACCTGCACAGAGATTTTCTGCAGGCCCTGGGCCGGATCATAGCCAGACAGACCGCGTATCTTCAGGAATGCATGCTCCAGAACGAAACGCATCTTCCCAACCCGGCCCGGGAAACCAGTCAGGCGGAAAACCTGGCCAAAAACCGTATTGTGGCCTCGTCCAAGGCTATGTCCCAGGTCATGGGACAGATCATGCAGGTGGCTGACAGCCGGGCAACCGTGCTCCTGCGCGGCGAATCAGGAACAGGCAAGGAGCTTCTGGCCGAAGCCATCCACAACATGAGTTCGCGACGGGATGCTCCGTTTGTCAAACTCAATTGCGCGGCCCTGCCCTCGGAACTCATCGAAAGTGAACTTTTCGGCTATGAACGGGGCGCCTTTACCGGGGCCGTCAGCAGCAAAAAGGGGCGTTTTGAACTGGCCCACCAGGGCACCCTGTTTCTGGACGAAATCGGAGAGCTCAGTGCCGAGGCCCAGGCCAAACTGCTCCGGGCCATCCAGGAAGGGGAAATACAACGCCTTGGCAGTGAAAAATCCACCACCATTGACGTGCGCATTGTCTGTGCCACCCACCAGCCCCTGGAAGCCCTGATTGAAGAAAACCGGTTTCGGGAAGACCTGTACTATCGGATCAATGTCTTCCCCATTTTCATTCCTTCCCTTCGGGAGCGCAGACAGGATGTTCTTCCCCTGGCCGAACATTTCCTGTCCATTTTTTCCGAAGAATACGGCAAGAACATCAAGAGGATTTCCACGCCAGCCATTGATCTGCTGACCCAGTATCATTGGCCGGGCAATGTTCGTGAACTGCGCAACTGCGTGGAACGGGCCACCTTGTTATGCATGGATGAGGCCATTCGGACCTACCATCTGCCCCCGACCCTGCAAACGGCCGAGAGTTCGGCCACGGACACCGAGCTGTCCTTTGGCGAGGCCGTGGCCCGATTCGAGCAGGAACTGCTTGTGGAAGCGTTGAAAAAAACCCAGGGCAACATGCTCGAGGCGGCCAGGGAGCTGCGATCCAGCTACCGCGTGGTCAATTACAAGATCAAGAAATACGGCATCAATCCCAAAAAATTCACCCCACACAAATAA
- a CDS encoding indolepyruvate oxidoreductase subunit beta, with protein sequence MPKTRIYLTGVGGQGTLTATNLLAQIGLDNGLDVTAGEIHGMAQRGGVVASTILFGGYQSPKISPGEADILLGFEPLETYRALCFLAPTGVAVSNSEPILPIGVALGREAYPDMETIRKATDQQADRSFFLPCLSLAKQAGTPQAANIVLLGALCALELIPISLEQLQTGIRDHLKPKIVDINLRAVELGAAAVTRHD encoded by the coding sequence ATGCCAAAGACCCGTATCTACCTTACTGGTGTCGGCGGTCAGGGTACCCTGACCGCAACCAACCTGCTGGCCCAGATCGGCCTGGACAACGGCCTTGATGTCACGGCTGGAGAAATCCACGGCATGGCTCAACGCGGCGGCGTGGTCGCATCGACCATCCTTTTCGGCGGGTACCAAAGTCCCAAAATCAGTCCCGGGGAAGCCGACATCCTCCTCGGTTTCGAGCCCCTTGAAACCTACAGGGCTCTTTGTTTTCTCGCTCCCACTGGAGTGGCGGTCAGCAACAGTGAACCCATCCTGCCCATAGGGGTGGCCCTGGGACGCGAAGCCTATCCGGACATGGAAACCATTCGCAAGGCCACGGACCAACAGGCCGACAGGTCCTTTTTCCTGCCCTGCCTCTCCCTTGCCAAGCAGGCCGGAACCCCCCAGGCGGCCAACATTGTCCTTTTGGGAGCCTTGTGCGCCCTGGAGCTGATTCCCATAAGCCTTGAACAGCTACAGACCGGCATACGGGATCATCTCAAACCCAAGATCGTGGATATCAATCTGCGTGCCGTGGAACTTGGTGCCGCAGCCGTGACCAGGCACGATTAA
- the iorA gene encoding indolepyruvate ferredoxin oxidoreductase subunit alpha, with protein MSHPLLSTSPDTRMLLLGNEAIVRGALEAGVGFVSCYPGTPSSEVPDTFFRISPEGAFIFEYSANEKVAMEVAGGAALAGVPSLVTMKHVGVNVAADPMMTLAYVGTPGGMVILSADDPGCHSSQNEQDNRYYARLAGIPCLEPATAQECKDMTREALTLSAKYEQPIMIRTTTRVNHLRGPVTFGKLPAARTRGHMTKNPMRFVPVPAVSRVRHKVLLEKLGELAAEAETSPWNTQRGKGRIGVIASGISRAYANDVIAEHNLDDALRVLELGMTYPLPNELILNFLKKLDTVIILEELEPLVEQHVRALIQKHHLAVEVLGKGQHLPLEGEYSTLMVRNIILRTLNKPLPEHAPCQVPEQLPMRPPNLCAGCSHRSTYFAVRKVFGDNALYSSDIGCYTLGILPPLKTADFLLCMGSSISAGCGAARVSDQPVVAFIGDSTFFHSGMTGLVNAVYNDHNILIVILDNRTTAMTGHQPNPGVDRTQMGDNAHKIDIEAIVRGCGVEHVTTVKALNQKALVKTLEEYKSLPGVRVIISRDPCEIFKRKVLRSASGQVAYVEEGFESSEDVLACLNELGCPAFFLDKGKMGIDPFQCSGCMLCVQLCDHIKARKRSLA; from the coding sequence ATGAGTCATCCCCTCTTGAGCACGTCCCCCGACACCAGGATGCTTCTTCTCGGGAATGAAGCCATTGTCCGGGGCGCACTGGAAGCGGGCGTCGGTTTCGTGTCCTGCTATCCGGGCACGCCTTCCTCGGAAGTTCCCGATACGTTTTTTCGCATTTCCCCTGAAGGTGCATTCATCTTCGAATATTCGGCCAATGAAAAGGTCGCCATGGAAGTGGCCGGGGGCGCGGCCCTTGCCGGTGTACCTTCGCTGGTGACCATGAAACACGTCGGGGTCAATGTGGCCGCCGACCCCATGATGACCCTGGCCTATGTCGGAACGCCCGGAGGCATGGTCATTTTGAGTGCCGATGATCCGGGATGTCACTCCAGCCAAAACGAGCAGGACAACCGTTACTATGCCCGTCTTGCCGGCATTCCCTGTCTGGAACCGGCCACGGCCCAGGAATGCAAGGACATGACCCGCGAGGCCCTGACCCTGTCCGCCAAGTACGAACAGCCCATCATGATCCGGACCACCACCAGGGTCAATCATCTGCGCGGGCCAGTGACCTTCGGCAAGTTGCCCGCAGCCAGGACTAGGGGACATATGACCAAGAATCCCATGCGCTTTGTTCCTGTCCCCGCGGTTTCCCGGGTCCGGCACAAGGTCCTTCTGGAAAAACTGGGCGAATTGGCCGCAGAGGCCGAAACCAGCCCGTGGAATACGCAGCGCGGCAAGGGCCGAATCGGTGTCATTGCATCGGGCATCAGCCGGGCCTATGCCAACGACGTTATTGCGGAACACAATCTGGACGATGCCCTGCGGGTTTTGGAACTGGGCATGACCTATCCCCTGCCCAACGAGCTCATCCTCAATTTTCTCAAGAAGCTGGACACGGTCATCATCCTTGAGGAGCTGGAACCCCTTGTGGAGCAGCATGTCCGCGCCCTCATCCAGAAACACCATCTTGCAGTTGAGGTTCTGGGCAAGGGGCAGCACCTTCCCCTTGAAGGCGAGTACTCCACCCTCATGGTCAGAAACATCATTCTGAGGACCCTGAACAAACCATTGCCCGAACATGCTCCCTGCCAGGTTCCGGAACAGCTTCCCATGCGTCCGCCCAACCTGTGCGCGGGATGCTCCCATAGGTCCACCTATTTTGCGGTTCGCAAGGTTTTTGGAGATAATGCCCTGTATTCCTCGGATATCGGCTGTTATACTCTGGGCATCCTGCCCCCTTTGAAAACAGCGGATTTTCTCCTGTGCATGGGTTCATCCATCTCTGCAGGATGTGGTGCTGCCAGAGTGTCTGATCAACCCGTAGTCGCTTTTATTGGCGATTCCACCTTTTTCCATTCCGGCATGACCGGGTTGGTCAATGCCGTCTACAACGACCACAACATCCTCATTGTCATCCTGGACAACAGAACCACGGCCATGACCGGTCATCAGCCCAACCCCGGCGTGGACAGGACGCAAATGGGCGACAATGCCCACAAAATCGACATCGAAGCCATTGTCAGGGGATGCGGTGTGGAACATGTGACCACGGTCAAGGCCCTGAACCAGAAGGCACTGGTCAAGACCCTTGAGGAATACAAGTCCCTGCCCGGGGTCAGGGTGATCATTTCCCGGGATCCCTGTGAAATCTTCAAGCGCAAGGTGCTCAGGTCCGCCTCCGGCCAGGTTGCCTATGTGGAAGAAGGATTCGAAAGCAGTGAAGACGTCCTCGCCTGCCTCAACGAGCTCGGCTGCCCGGCCTTTTTCCTGGACAAGGGCAAGATGGGCATTGATCCCTTCCAGTGTTCAGGGTGCATGCTCTGTGTGCAACTCTGCGACCACATCAAAGCTCGAAAAAGGAGTCTTGCATAA
- a CDS encoding tetratricopeptide repeat protein: protein MTDKPNQDQHLNIIDEIEHEADQDLHPLLKKILDNLKPIGLGLGALILLVGAYSGYTTYTGIQANKLTNALGTILLEQDPAKRITSLNQFLQEHPSALSVGPLLELANTAMTSKDYTTAASAWARVADKTEGDIHILASMGQARALSLDGKYKEALTILEAIDTVSAKDFATPLARQIAFVAEQNGDWEKALAAYQELKAAGAVTNTAFLDMKIADIKAKMS, encoded by the coding sequence ATGACTGACAAGCCTAATCAGGATCAACATCTCAATATCATTGATGAAATTGAACATGAAGCAGATCAGGATCTCCATCCTCTGCTCAAGAAGATTCTCGACAATCTCAAACCCATCGGCCTTGGTCTCGGAGCGCTCATTCTCCTTGTTGGTGCTTATTCCGGCTATACGACCTACACCGGCATTCAGGCCAACAAACTGACCAATGCCCTGGGTACCATTCTGCTGGAACAAGACCCAGCCAAACGGATCACTTCCCTGAACCAGTTTCTCCAGGAACATCCATCGGCCCTGTCCGTGGGTCCTCTTCTGGAACTGGCCAACACGGCCATGACCAGCAAGGATTACACGACAGCCGCTTCGGCCTGGGCCAGAGTGGCCGACAAAACCGAAGGTGACATCCACATTCTGGCGAGCATGGGACAGGCCAGGGCCTTGAGTCTTGATGGGAAGTACAAGGAAGCATTGACGATCCTCGAGGCCATCGATACCGTTTCTGCCAAGGATTTTGCCACACCTCTGGCCCGCCAGATCGCCTTTGTTGCCGAGCAGAACGGGGACTGGGAAAAAGCCCTGGCTGCCTATCAGGAGCTCAAGGCAGCCGGTGCCGTGACCAATACGGCCTTCCTGGACATGAAGATCGCCGACATCAAGGCCAAAATGAGTTAA
- a CDS encoding glutamate-5-semialdehyde dehydrogenase: protein MNMDEQMREMAASARQASQELLKVASRDKERALVHLARLITANREAIFAANARDIEAATARGMDAARIDRLRLTDATIESMAEACRFVAKLSDPVGEIESLRKRPNGLLVGRMRIPLGVIAIIYESRPNVTIDAAILCLRAGNAVILRGGSEAFHSNQALGGLLAQAMEEAGLPAKAVQLVPTTDRAAVKSMLNLDEYIDVVIPRGGEGLIRAVVKDATMPVLKHYKGVCHIYVDACADQDKGLRIVHNAKVQRPGVCNALECLLVHKDVAAGFLPRVGERLGRDNVVFKACPRSLPLLGDKALPARDDDFGKEFHSLELAVKVVDSQTEAQEHIATYGSHHSEAIITMDHDRAMRFLREVDASAVLINASTRFNDGGELGLGAEIGISTSKLHSYGPMGVRELTSTKFVVLGEGQIRE from the coding sequence ATGAATATGGATGAACAGATGCGGGAAATGGCGGCTTCGGCTAGGCAGGCCAGTCAGGAATTGCTCAAGGTTGCAAGCAGGGACAAGGAAAGGGCCCTTGTGCATCTTGCCCGGCTCATCACGGCCAATCGGGAAGCGATTTTTGCCGCCAATGCCCGGGATATTGAAGCGGCCACGGCCCGGGGCATGGATGCTGCCCGTATCGACAGATTGCGCTTGACCGATGCCACCATCGAATCCATGGCCGAGGCCTGCCGGTTTGTTGCCAAACTTTCGGATCCTGTGGGTGAAATCGAGTCCCTGCGCAAGCGTCCTAACGGGCTGCTGGTGGGTCGAATGCGCATTCCCCTCGGGGTCATTGCCATTATTTACGAATCGCGTCCCAATGTGACCATTGACGCGGCCATCCTTTGCCTGCGTGCCGGCAATGCGGTCATTCTCCGCGGTGGTTCCGAGGCGTTTCATTCCAATCAGGCCCTGGGAGGTCTGTTGGCCCAGGCCATGGAAGAGGCCGGTCTCCCGGCCAAGGCGGTCCAGCTCGTGCCGACCACGGATCGGGCTGCAGTCAAGTCCATGCTCAATCTGGACGAGTACATCGACGTGGTCATCCCTCGTGGCGGAGAAGGGTTGATCCGGGCCGTGGTCAAGGATGCCACCATGCCTGTGCTCAAGCATTACAAGGGTGTGTGCCACATTTATGTTGACGCCTGTGCCGACCAGGACAAGGGACTGCGTATCGTCCACAACGCCAAGGTGCAGCGTCCCGGGGTCTGCAATGCCCTGGAATGTCTGCTGGTGCACAAGGACGTGGCAGCCGGTTTCCTGCCCCGGGTAGGAGAACGTCTGGGCCGGGACAACGTGGTGTTCAAGGCCTGCCCCAGATCCCTTCCTCTGCTGGGGGACAAGGCGCTTCCGGCACGGGATGATGATTTTGGCAAGGAGTTTCACAGTCTGGAACTGGCCGTCAAAGTGGTGGATTCCCAGACCGAGGCTCAGGAGCATATTGCCACCTACGGTTCCCATCATTCCGAAGCCATCATTACCATGGATCATGACCGGGCCATGCGCTTTCTCCGCGAGGTGGACGCTTCGGCCGTGCTCATCAATGCCTCCACCCGGTTCAACGACGGAGGTGAGCTCGGCCTTGGCGCTGAAATCGGTATCAGCACATCCAAGCTTCATTCCTATGGACCCATGGGGGTCAGGGAACTTACAAGCACCAAGTTTGTTGTGTTGGGAGAAGGACAGATCCGGGAATAG
- a CDS encoding MarC family protein has translation MFISLFIKLFFLLTPFFVLTMFLSLTRDMDHHEKQRMAVRVTCAVFCTTFVIYFLGNAIFDIFGITLDAFRIGAGSLLFLSAVELVRGKAGKKPEHEESDGDMSVVPLAIPITVGPATVGGLLVMGAGHHQLSETLIGSLSLAAAVVCVGILLSMATHIERIIGKTGIIILSKLTGLILSALAAQIVFTGIRNFLL, from the coding sequence ATGTTCATCAGTCTGTTCATCAAGCTCTTTTTTTTGCTGACCCCCTTTTTCGTGCTGACCATGTTTTTGTCCCTTACCCGAGACATGGATCACCACGAAAAACAGCGCATGGCCGTTCGGGTCACATGCGCTGTTTTCTGTACCACCTTTGTGATCTATTTCCTGGGCAATGCCATTTTCGACATCTTCGGCATCACCCTGGACGCCTTTCGAATCGGTGCAGGCTCCCTGCTGTTTCTTTCTGCCGTGGAACTGGTCCGGGGCAAGGCAGGGAAAAAGCCCGAACATGAAGAATCAGACGGCGACATGAGCGTGGTCCCCCTGGCCATCCCCATTACTGTGGGACCGGCCACGGTGGGTGGTCTGCTGGTCATGGGAGCAGGACATCACCAGCTCTCGGAAACCCTGATCGGATCGCTCTCCCTGGCCGCGGCAGTGGTCTGTGTGGGCATTTTACTGTCCATGGCCACGCACATCGAACGGATCATCGGAAAAACCGGCATCATCATCCTGAGCAAGCTCACCGGGCTGATCCTTTCGGCCCTGGCCGCCCAGATCGTGTTCACGGGCATCAGGAATTTTCTCCTTTAG